A part of Vulpes lagopus strain Blue_001 chromosome 4, ASM1834538v1, whole genome shotgun sequence genomic DNA contains:
- the TMEM213 gene encoding transmembrane protein 213: MARSPRHTSAGMVQTDASLSSMKRLTSALRAALALGLLFASFHLACLAEARNSDNSTLATHHPDPGTLEQCPNVDFCPQAARCCHPGVDEYGWIAAAVGWSLWFLTLILLCVDKLLKLSPEEPKDLQA; encoded by the exons ATGGCACGCAGCCCTCGGCACACCTCTGCAGGGATGGTGCAGACAGATGCCTCCCTCTCCAGCATGAAGCGCCTTACCTCTGCGCTCCGGGCCGCCCTGGCCCTCGGCCTGCTCTTTGCCTCCTTCCACTTGGCTTGCTTGGCAG AAGCGAGGAACAGTGACAACTCAACCCTGGCCACCCATCACCCAGACCCTGGAACCCTGGAGCAGTGCCCCA ACGTGGACTTCTGTCCCCAAGCGGCTCGCTGCTGCCACCCCGGCGTGGATGAGTATGGCTGGATTGCCGCGGCAGTCGGATGGAGCCTGTGGTTCCTCACCCTCATCCTGCTCTGTGTGGACAAGCTGCTGAAGCTCAGCCCGGAGGAGCCCAAGGATCTGCAAGCCTGA